The following are from one region of the Brienomyrus brachyistius isolate T26 chromosome 4, BBRACH_0.4, whole genome shotgun sequence genome:
- the LOC125740246 gene encoding 5-hydroxytryptamine receptor 5A-like yields MAYLNLTSSANHSSKETENFYRPFSVFSVLTLTLLAMLVAATFVWNVLVLVTILRVRTFHRVPHNLVASMAVSDVMVAALVMPLSLVHELNGRRWALGRALCQLWVSFDVLCCTASIWNVTAIALDRYWSITRHLEYTLKTRKRISNVMIALTWLLSAVISLSPLIGWGETYSEELMECQVSQDPSYTIFSTFGAFYLPLCVVLFVYWKIYKAAKFRIGSRKTNTITPMAEVIEVKEAGRQPQMAFTVRHATVTFQTDGDTWREQKERRAALMVGILIGVFVLCWIPFFITELIQPLCSCAVPPIWKSVFLWLGYSNSFFNPLIYTAFNKNYNNAFRNLFSRQR; encoded by the exons ATGGCATATCTCAACCTGACCagctcagccaatcacagctcaAAGGAGACAGAAAACTTTTACCGGCCGTTTTCGGTGTTCAGCGTGCTGACACTAACTCTGCTGGCCATGTTGGTGGCGGCCACCTTTGTGTGGAACGTGCTGGTGCTCGTGACCATCCTGCGGGTGCGCACTTTCCACCGCGTGCCCCACAACCTGGTAGCCTCCATGGCGGTGTCGGACGTCATGGTGGCTGCCCTGGTCATGCCACTCAGTCTGGTCCATGAGCTGAACGGTCGTCGTTGGGCACTGGGCCGTGCCCTCTGCCAGCTCTGGGTCTCGTTTGACGTCCTCTGTTGCACAGCCAGCATCTGGAATGTGACTGCCATCGCCCTGGACCGCTACTGGTCCATCACCCGGCACCTGGAGTACACACTGAAGACCAGGAAGAGGATCTCCAATGTGATGATTGCCCTCACCTGGCTTCTCTCAGCAGTCATCTCCTTGTCGCCACTTATCGGCTGGGGAGAGACCTATTCGGAGGAGCTCATGGAGTGTCAGGTCAGCCAGGACCCCTCCTACACAATCTTCTCCACATTTGGGGCCTTCTACCTGCCCCTCTGCGTGGTGTTGTTCGTCTACTGGAAGATCTACAAGGCTGCGAAGTTCCGCATCGGGTCCCGGAAGACAAACACCATCACACCTATGGCTGAAGTCATTGAG GTGAAAGAGGCTGGCCGCCAGCCGCAGATGGCGTTCACGGTCCGCCACGCAACGGTCACCTTCCAGACGGACGGTGACACGTGGCGGGAGCAGAAGGAGAGGCGGGCGGCGCTGATGGTGGGCATCCTCATCGGGGTCTTCGTGCTCTGCTGGATTCCCTTCTTCATCACAGAGCTCATCCAGCCCCTGTGTTCCTGCGCCGTCCCTCCCATCTGGAAGAGCGTATTCCTCTGGCTTGGCTACTCCAACTCCTTCTTCAACCCGTTGATCTACACTGCTTTCAACAAGAACTACAATAACGCCTTCAGGAACCTTTTCTCCCGCCAGCGTTGA